Proteins found in one Lutimonas zeaxanthinifaciens genomic segment:
- the bshC gene encoding bacillithiol biosynthesis cysteine-adding enzyme BshC, with translation MRQHSTIHFKDTGYFSKLMCDYLDQNEKVNAYYNNFPNIVGFRAQIKEKGGSFSKDNRIVLHSCLIEQYKGVKLSELTSDNLELLKNENTFTITTGHQLNLFTGPLYFLYKIISVINLTRRLKSEFPENNFVPVYWMATEDHDFEEIKYFNYKGKKIKWDREPGGAVGKLSTEGLDAVYDLIEENFGKGSNAKRLKNLFREAYLEQKTLTEATRYLANELFAAYGLVIVDGDDPGLKNLFVPFIEKELLENNCFNTVSKTNESLSLNYPIQVNPREINLFYLDEGLRERILIENDEFHINNTDLVFKKEVFLKMVREHPEKFSPNVLMRPLYQEVILPNLCYIGGGGEMAYWMQLKGCFNEVEVPFPILLLRNSVLLLDSKYERKMDILGIELYEIFLDQNQLIKNKVKQISDIEIDFSKEKKVLNQMFIELKALSDKTDKSFSGAVLAQEKKQLNGLEKLEKRLLKAQKRKYAEIVDRIAGLKEQLFPKSNLQEREANFSEFYELYGDDLIPLLADCLDPLGLEFDVIRP, from the coding sequence TTGAGACAACATTCAACGATTCACTTTAAGGATACCGGATATTTTTCAAAATTAATGTGCGATTACCTTGATCAAAATGAAAAGGTGAATGCATATTACAACAACTTTCCTAATATCGTTGGATTCAGGGCTCAGATCAAGGAAAAAGGAGGGTCATTCAGCAAGGATAACAGAATTGTCCTTCATAGTTGCCTTATCGAACAATACAAGGGGGTGAAGCTTTCTGAATTAACTTCAGACAATTTAGAATTGCTCAAAAATGAGAATACTTTTACTATTACAACAGGCCATCAGCTGAATCTGTTTACGGGCCCGCTTTACTTCTTGTATAAAATAATTTCGGTCATAAATCTGACCAGGCGATTGAAGTCGGAATTTCCTGAGAACAATTTTGTGCCTGTTTACTGGATGGCAACTGAAGATCACGATTTTGAGGAAATAAAGTATTTCAATTATAAAGGGAAGAAGATTAAATGGGATCGTGAACCGGGTGGTGCCGTGGGTAAACTATCAACGGAGGGACTGGATGCTGTTTATGATTTAATTGAAGAAAATTTTGGAAAAGGATCCAATGCGAAAAGGCTCAAGAACTTGTTTCGTGAGGCCTACCTGGAGCAGAAAACGTTGACTGAAGCAACAAGATACCTGGCCAATGAACTTTTTGCGGCCTATGGACTGGTCATTGTGGATGGAGATGATCCGGGTTTAAAGAACCTTTTTGTTCCATTTATTGAAAAGGAATTGCTTGAAAACAATTGCTTTAATACAGTTTCCAAAACGAACGAAAGCCTTTCGTTGAATTATCCGATTCAGGTGAATCCAAGAGAGATCAATCTTTTTTATCTGGATGAGGGCCTCAGAGAACGGATTTTAATTGAAAATGATGAATTCCATATAAACAACACGGATCTGGTTTTTAAAAAAGAAGTTTTTCTTAAGATGGTCCGGGAACACCCGGAAAAGTTTAGTCCAAACGTTTTAATGCGGCCACTTTATCAGGAGGTGATCCTGCCAAACCTTTGTTATATTGGCGGGGGAGGAGAGATGGCCTATTGGATGCAGTTAAAAGGGTGTTTTAATGAAGTTGAGGTGCCTTTTCCTATTCTGTTATTAAGAAATTCAGTACTCCTTCTCGATTCCAAATACGAGCGTAAAATGGATATCTTAGGTATTGAGCTTTATGAGATCTTTTTGGATCAGAATCAATTGATTAAAAATAAAGTAAAACAAATTTCTGATATAGAAATTGACTTTTCAAAAGAGAAAAAGGTACTAAACCAGATGTTTATTGAGCTTAAGGCTCTATCTGATAAAACGGATAAATCCTTTAGCGGGGCGGTGCTCGCGCAGGAGAAAAAACAATTGAACGGACTGGAAAAATTGGAGAAACGCCTTTTAAAGGCCCAAAAAAGAAAATATGCTGAAATTGTTGATCGTATCGCTGGTTTAAAGGAACAATTGTTTCCTAAATCGAACCTTCAGGAGCGAGAGGCCAATTTTTCTGAGTTTTATGAATTATACGGAGATGATCTGATTCCTTTGCTGGCAGATTGCCTTGATCCCTTAGGACTGGAGTTTGATGTCATCAGGCCCTAA
- a CDS encoding SprT-like domain-containing protein gives MKTNSEILIKYIPRNAIGQVYALIEKYPCHLKIVKKRSTKHGDFKRYIDGRVQITINNDLNPYRFLITLVHEYAHLVTFREHKNVRPHGVEWKINFKKLMLPFLNPEVFPDGILRSLATHMINPKASSDGDINLSIELRKYDLDTDKTLIFEIPDKSRFQYKNRTFVKERKRRSRFECIEVLTHKKYIFHPHAEVILLN, from the coding sequence TTGAAAACAAACTCTGAAATTCTAATCAAATATATACCGCGTAATGCGATTGGGCAGGTTTATGCCTTGATTGAAAAATATCCCTGTCATCTAAAAATTGTTAAGAAAAGAAGCACCAAGCACGGAGACTTTAAAAGGTACATTGACGGACGTGTTCAAATTACAATCAATAACGATTTAAATCCTTATCGATTTTTGATCACGTTAGTTCATGAATATGCTCATCTGGTAACTTTTAGGGAACACAAGAATGTGAGGCCCCATGGTGTGGAGTGGAAAATCAACTTCAAGAAACTCATGCTTCCTTTTTTAAACCCGGAAGTTTTTCCGGATGGGATCCTGCGATCACTCGCAACACATATGATCAATCCAAAGGCGAGTTCTGACGGAGATATAAATTTATCAATTGAATTGCGTAAATATGATCTTGATACTGATAAAACACTTATTTTTGAAATTCCCGACAAGAGCAGGTTTCAATACAAGAACCGAACTTTTGTCAAGGAAAGAAAGAGACGTTCAAGATTTGAGTGCATTGAGGTACTTACGCACAAAAAATATATATTTCACCCCCACGCGGAGGTGATTCTACTAAATTAA
- the rpmG gene encoding 50S ribosomal protein L33: protein MAKTKGNRIQVILECTEHKASGQPGTSRYITTKNKKNTPDRLEIKKFNPILKKMTVHKEIK, encoded by the coding sequence ATGGCAAAGACTAAAGGAAATAGAATTCAGGTAATTTTGGAATGTACGGAGCACAAAGCTTCAGGACAACCTGGTACTTCTCGTTATATTACAACGAAGAACAAGAAGAATACTCCGGATAGATTGGAAATCAAAAAATTCAATCCTATCCTGAAAAAAATGACAGTTCACAAAGAAATTAAATAA
- a CDS encoding metal-dependent hydrolase family protein has protein sequence MKILSIIFFLLISFNCMGQSTYLHCGKLIDTKNGKVLSEMTLMVDKNKIIGIEKGYVDPPNPKDVLINLKSKTVLPGLIDMHVHLEGESNPKSYLQKFTLNNSDRALHGSYYAKKTLMAGFTTVRDLGGSGANISLRNAINEGFVTGPRIYTAGKALGTTGGHADPSNGFRKDFMGDPGPKEGVVNGVEDARKAVRQRYKNGADMIKITATGGVLSMAKNGQNPQFTVEEIKAICETAKDYDMHVAAHAHGDEGMQRAILGGVKTIEHGTLMSEETMELMKEHDVYYVPTITAGKEVGDKAKIPGYYPEIIVPKALEIGPKIQNTFALAYKKGVKIAFGTDAGVFPHGINGKEFGYMTEVGMDPMEAIQSATVTNAEILKNPLIGSLENGNYADIIAVEDNPVQNIKTLENVIFVMKDGVVYKE, from the coding sequence ATGAAAATTTTAAGCATTATCTTTTTTCTACTCATCTCTTTTAATTGCATGGGCCAATCCACCTATTTGCATTGCGGAAAATTAATCGACACAAAAAACGGCAAGGTTTTAAGCGAGATGACCCTGATGGTTGACAAAAACAAGATCATCGGGATTGAAAAAGGATATGTAGACCCTCCAAACCCTAAAGATGTATTGATCAACCTGAAATCAAAAACCGTTTTACCCGGATTGATCGATATGCATGTGCATCTTGAGGGAGAGTCCAATCCGAAATCCTACCTGCAAAAATTCACCCTGAACAACTCCGACAGAGCACTGCATGGGAGCTACTACGCCAAAAAAACCTTAATGGCCGGATTCACAACTGTGAGAGATCTGGGAGGAAGCGGAGCAAATATTTCTTTGCGAAATGCAATCAATGAAGGTTTTGTTACGGGGCCTAGAATCTATACCGCAGGAAAGGCTTTGGGAACTACCGGAGGGCATGCTGACCCCAGCAATGGGTTCCGAAAAGATTTTATGGGCGACCCTGGCCCAAAAGAAGGAGTGGTCAATGGAGTCGAGGATGCTAGAAAAGCGGTTCGACAGCGCTATAAGAACGGAGCGGACATGATTAAAATTACGGCAACAGGCGGCGTATTGAGTATGGCTAAAAACGGTCAAAACCCTCAGTTTACCGTTGAAGAAATAAAGGCAATCTGCGAAACTGCAAAAGATTATGATATGCATGTAGCTGCTCATGCACACGGGGATGAAGGCATGCAAAGAGCCATTTTAGGAGGTGTAAAAACTATTGAACATGGGACGTTAATGAGCGAGGAAACCATGGAACTGATGAAAGAACACGATGTGTACTATGTACCAACTATTACGGCAGGAAAAGAGGTTGGTGATAAAGCTAAAATTCCCGGATATTATCCTGAAATCATCGTTCCTAAGGCTTTGGAAATTGGCCCAAAAATTCAAAACACGTTTGCTTTGGCTTACAAAAAAGGAGTCAAGATAGCCTTTGGTACGGATGCCGGGGTTTTTCCTCATGGAATCAACGGGAAAGAGTTTGGCTATATGACTGAGGTTGGAATGGATCCGATGGAAGCCATTCAGTCAGCTACTGTCACAAACGCTGAAATTCTCAAGAATCCGCTTATTGGAAGTTTAGAAAACGGAAATTATGCGGATATCATTGCTGTTGAGGATAATCCAGTTCAAAATATCAAAACCCTTGAAAACGTCATCTTCGTCATGAAAGACGGGGTTGTTTACAAGGAATGA
- a CDS encoding NUDIX domain-containing protein, with protein MSKIYRQAVMAVIINEEAKVLIGYSPRDKSYKFPQGGLEADEDLLTGITRELKEELNYLLHEDHVLEVYQEKVRYPFPPDCHPLYMGQELSIVKIKHRQEAETIPQDDEFDRLLWIKPKEISSYNYEYRSEAYKRALEICGLIL; from the coding sequence ATGAGCAAAATTTACAGACAGGCTGTCATGGCTGTAATCATAAACGAGGAGGCCAAAGTTCTCATTGGATATTCTCCAAGAGATAAAAGTTATAAATTCCCGCAGGGCGGGCTCGAGGCTGATGAAGATCTACTTACGGGAATAACAAGAGAATTAAAAGAAGAATTGAATTACCTCTTACACGAAGATCACGTATTGGAAGTTTATCAGGAAAAAGTTCGTTATCCGTTTCCTCCCGATTGCCACCCGTTGTATATGGGCCAGGAACTATCCATTGTAAAAATAAAACATCGACAAGAGGCAGAAACCATTCCTCAAGATGATGAATTTGACCGTTTACTCTGGATAAAACCCAAGGAAATAAGCTCTTACAATTATGAATATCGTTCGGAAGCGTATAAAAGGGCCCTCGAAATTTGTGGCCTGATTCTTTAG
- a CDS encoding SDR family NAD(P)-dependent oxidoreductase, protein MNSKRILVTGASRGIGFELVKLLSEKGHKVLAVSRNTKNLIEINDSYLSLIPFQAEITSKEDLTRIQGLVKDEWGSLDVLIHNAGTLLFKPFAETSEADFIEVYKVNVFAVSELTRVLDPYLISGAHVVAISSMGGVQGSMKFPGLAAYSSSKGAVITLMELLAEEYKERKVSFNTLALGAVQTEMLEEAFPDYKAPVTAVEMADYIAEFALKGHNVFNGKVLPVSNSTP, encoded by the coding sequence ATGAATTCAAAAAGAATTTTGGTTACTGGAGCGAGCAGGGGTATAGGATTCGAGCTGGTAAAACTTTTATCAGAAAAAGGCCATAAGGTTCTTGCGGTAAGCCGAAATACCAAAAATTTGATTGAAATCAATGATTCTTACCTTTCATTAATCCCTTTTCAGGCAGAAATTACCTCAAAAGAAGATTTAACGAGGATTCAGGGGCTGGTTAAAGATGAATGGGGTAGCCTGGATGTATTGATCCACAATGCAGGAACATTGCTTTTCAAGCCTTTCGCAGAAACTTCCGAAGCAGATTTTATTGAAGTATACAAGGTAAATGTTTTTGCTGTTTCTGAATTGACAAGAGTTCTTGATCCTTATTTAATTTCAGGGGCCCATGTAGTTGCCATCAGTAGCATGGGAGGGGTTCAGGGCAGTATGAAATTCCCCGGACTTGCCGCTTACAGTTCTTCCAAGGGAGCTGTAATTACCTTAATGGAATTGCTTGCCGAAGAATACAAGGAACGTAAAGTTTCGTTTAATACACTTGCATTAGGTGCTGTTCAGACGGAAATGCTGGAAGAGGCCTTCCCCGATTATAAAGCACCTGTTACCGCTGTTGAAATGGCTGATTATATTGCAGAATTTGCACTTAAGGGACATAATGTATTTAATGGGAAAGTCTTACCGGTTTCGAATTCGACACCCTGA
- a CDS encoding type B 50S ribosomal protein L31 gives MRKGIHPENYRMVAFKDMSNGDVFLTKSTANSKETIDVDGVEYPLIKLEISRTSHPYYTGKMKLVDSAGRIDKFKSKYAKFKK, from the coding sequence ATGAGAAAAGGAATACATCCGGAAAATTATAGAATGGTAGCGTTTAAAGACATGTCTAACGGAGATGTTTTTTTAACTAAATCAACTGCCAATTCAAAAGAAACTATCGATGTAGATGGAGTTGAATACCCGTTGATCAAATTGGAGATCTCACGTACCTCACATCCATATTACACAGGTAAAATGAAATTGGTCGATTCTGCAGGTAGAATTGACAAGTTCAAATCTAAATATGCTAAATTCAAGAAATAA
- a CDS encoding DUF4295 domain-containing protein, with protein sequence MAKKSVASLQTGSKRLTKAIKMVKSEKTGAYTFVESIMDPSKVNEYLSKK encoded by the coding sequence ATGGCAAAGAAATCAGTAGCATCTTTACAAACAGGGTCAAAGAGATTGACAAAGGCTATTAAAATGGTGAAATCTGAAAAAACAGGTGCGTATACATTTGTTGAAAGTATCATGGATCCATCAAAAGTAAACGAGTATTTGAGTAAAAAATAG
- the ftsY gene encoding signal recognition particle-docking protein FtsY, translated as MSLFKNIFSKEKKETLDKGLEKSKTSFFNKLSKAVAGKSKVDDDVLDNLEEVLVSSDVGVDTTLKIIEQIEERVSRDKYFGTDELNSILREEIAALLAKTNTGNETDFTIPEDVKKPYVIMIVGVNGVGKTTTIGKLAAQFKRKGLKVVLGAADTFRAAAIDQLQVWADRVDVPMVRQEMGSDPASVAFDTLQSAVKQDADVVIIDTAGRLHNKVNLMNELTKIKRVMQKVTPDKPDEVLLVLDGSTGQNAFEQAKQFTKATEVTSLAVTKLDGTAKGGVVIGISDQFQIPVKYIGVGEGIDDLQVFNKVEFVDSFFK; from the coding sequence ATGAGTTTGTTCAAAAATATATTTTCCAAGGAAAAAAAAGAGACCCTTGATAAAGGGCTTGAAAAATCTAAAACATCTTTCTTTAATAAATTATCCAAGGCAGTCGCCGGGAAATCAAAAGTTGATGATGATGTGCTTGACAATCTGGAGGAGGTATTGGTTTCTTCTGATGTTGGTGTCGATACTACCTTAAAAATAATTGAACAGATTGAAGAACGCGTTTCAAGAGATAAATATTTTGGAACCGATGAGTTGAACAGTATTCTTAGAGAGGAAATTGCTGCGCTTTTGGCAAAGACAAATACGGGTAATGAAACAGATTTTACGATACCCGAAGATGTAAAAAAGCCCTATGTTATCATGATCGTTGGGGTAAATGGTGTTGGAAAAACGACGACCATCGGAAAATTAGCCGCCCAATTTAAGCGCAAGGGACTCAAGGTGGTTTTAGGGGCAGCCGACACATTCAGAGCAGCCGCCATTGATCAGCTTCAGGTTTGGGCAGACCGGGTAGATGTACCCATGGTTAGACAGGAAATGGGTAGTGACCCTGCTTCAGTAGCTTTCGATACACTCCAGTCTGCTGTAAAGCAAGACGCAGATGTTGTGATTATTGACACAGCGGGTAGACTTCATAATAAAGTCAACCTCATGAATGAATTGACAAAGATCAAAAGGGTGATGCAAAAGGTTACTCCTGACAAACCCGATGAGGTTTTGTTGGTTTTGGATGGTTCAACCGGTCAGAATGCTTTTGAGCAGGCTAAACAGTTTACCAAAGCAACTGAAGTTACTTCTTTGGCAGTTACTAAGTTAGACGGTACCGCCAAAGGTGGGGTTGTCATCGGAATTTCAGATCAGTTTCAGATTCCTGTTAAATATATTGGTGTAGGAGAAGGAATAGATGACCTTCAGGTCTTTAATAAGGTAGAATTTGTAGATTCTTTTTTTAAATAA
- a CDS encoding glutaminyl-peptide cyclotransferase, translating to MSKIASIIVSVSLLLFIGCGNKYQLKFDSPKTIKINKALKISVNEKGGNPIDSVRYFINGKMIDNHESFDISGFKLGKQALSAEVYFEGKKRQLNNTIYFLNDSPPEVYTFEVIQDFPHDDQAFTQGFVYHDGYFYESTGQNGRSSLRKVEIETGKVLKKIDLDRQYFGEGMTIKDGKIYQLTWRKKIGFIYDLETFELEKTFEYGKSKEGWGLAHNDKMLIKTDGSERMWFLDPESLKEVSYIETYTDKRKAEKLNELEFVNGKIYANIWQQNSILIVNPENGAIEGIVSLKGLQAKAGQKGEDNVLNGIAYDEQNDRLFVTGKNWNKVFEIKIKEK from the coding sequence ATGAGTAAAATTGCTTCGATTATTGTCTCTGTATCCCTACTACTTTTCATAGGATGCGGCAATAAATATCAATTGAAGTTCGATTCACCCAAAACGATTAAGATAAATAAAGCCTTAAAAATCAGCGTTAATGAAAAAGGAGGTAACCCCATTGATTCCGTAAGGTATTTCATCAACGGGAAAATGATTGACAATCATGAGTCTTTTGATATTAGCGGATTTAAATTAGGTAAACAGGCACTTTCTGCCGAAGTTTACTTTGAGGGGAAAAAAAGGCAATTGAATAACACGATCTATTTCTTAAATGACAGCCCCCCTGAGGTATATACCTTTGAGGTAATTCAAGACTTTCCACATGATGATCAGGCTTTTACCCAGGGTTTTGTCTATCACGATGGATATTTTTATGAGAGTACAGGGCAGAATGGAAGATCTTCATTGAGAAAAGTTGAAATTGAAACAGGTAAGGTTTTGAAAAAAATAGATCTGGACAGGCAATATTTTGGTGAAGGTATGACTATAAAAGATGGAAAAATTTATCAGCTTACCTGGAGGAAGAAGATCGGATTTATTTATGATCTTGAAACTTTTGAGCTCGAAAAAACTTTTGAGTACGGAAAAAGTAAAGAGGGCTGGGGTCTTGCACATAACGATAAAATGCTCATTAAAACAGATGGTTCTGAACGAATGTGGTTTCTTGACCCTGAAAGTTTGAAGGAAGTTTCATATATAGAAACCTACACCGACAAAAGGAAAGCAGAAAAATTAAACGAACTCGAGTTTGTAAATGGTAAGATCTATGCCAATATTTGGCAACAAAATTCTATATTGATCGTAAATCCGGAAAATGGTGCCATTGAGGGTATAGTCAGTTTAAAAGGTTTACAGGCAAAAGCCGGGCAAAAAGGGGAGGATAATGTATTAAATGGTATCGCCTATGATGAACAAAATGATCGATTGTTCGTAACCGGTAAAAACTGGAATAAAGTATTCGAAATCAAAATAAAAGAGAAATAA
- the rimO gene encoding 30S ribosomal protein S12 methylthiotransferase RimO: MRTKSAKKNKINVVTLGCSKNVYDSEVLMGQLKANDKEVVHEDVNDDGNIVVINTCGFIGKAKEESVNTILHYVDKKEAGEVDKVFVTGCLSERYKPDLEKEITDVDQYFGTHDLPNLLKALEADYKHELLGERLTTTPKHYAYLKIAEGCDRPCSFCAIPLMRGGHKSTPIEHLVEEAENLASNGVKELILIAQDLTYYGLDLYKERALAKLLRALVKVEGIEWIRLHYAFPTGFPLDVLDVMRSEAKVCNYLDIPLQHINSDLLKSMRRGTSAEKTTDLIRKFREAVPDMAIRTTFIAGYPGETRAQFEELKEFVKNVRFERMGCFTYSHEENTHAYLLDDNVSEEEKEKRVGELMEIQGQISFDLNQEKVGKTFKCIFDRKEGNYFIGRTEFDSPDVDNNVIVDATKYYLQIGQFIDITITEATDFDLYGNPA; the protein is encoded by the coding sequence ATGAGGACGAAGTCTGCCAAAAAAAACAAGATCAATGTGGTTACGTTGGGTTGTTCTAAAAATGTTTATGACAGTGAGGTCCTTATGGGCCAGTTGAAAGCAAATGATAAGGAGGTTGTTCATGAAGATGTAAATGATGACGGAAATATCGTTGTTATTAATACCTGTGGTTTTATTGGAAAGGCAAAAGAGGAATCTGTAAACACAATCTTACACTACGTTGATAAAAAGGAAGCAGGAGAGGTAGACAAAGTTTTTGTTACAGGATGTTTGTCAGAGCGCTATAAGCCTGATCTTGAAAAGGAAATAACCGATGTAGACCAGTATTTTGGAACCCATGACCTTCCAAACTTGTTGAAGGCCCTTGAGGCCGATTATAAACATGAGCTTCTCGGAGAACGATTAACCACGACCCCAAAACATTATGCTTATTTAAAAATTGCTGAAGGTTGTGACAGACCCTGTTCATTTTGTGCCATCCCTCTCATGAGAGGAGGCCATAAATCTACTCCCATAGAGCATTTGGTGGAAGAAGCTGAAAATCTGGCATCCAATGGCGTCAAAGAACTTATTCTGATCGCGCAGGATCTCACGTATTACGGACTTGATCTTTATAAAGAAAGAGCTTTGGCAAAACTCCTTAGAGCTTTGGTGAAGGTCGAAGGAATTGAATGGATCCGCTTGCATTATGCTTTTCCTACAGGTTTTCCTTTGGATGTACTTGATGTAATGAGATCTGAGGCGAAAGTGTGCAATTATCTGGATATTCCTTTGCAGCACATAAATTCTGATCTTTTAAAGTCCATGCGAAGAGGAACGAGTGCAGAAAAAACAACTGACCTGATCCGAAAGTTCAGAGAAGCTGTACCCGATATGGCCATCAGGACCACATTTATTGCGGGTTATCCCGGCGAAACCAGGGCTCAGTTTGAAGAGTTAAAAGAATTTGTTAAGAATGTGCGGTTTGAAAGAATGGGTTGTTTTACCTATTCTCATGAAGAAAATACACATGCCTATTTACTGGACGATAACGTTTCTGAAGAGGAAAAAGAAAAACGAGTCGGAGAACTTATGGAGATCCAGGGACAAATATCTTTCGACCTGAATCAGGAAAAAGTGGGTAAAACTTTCAAATGCATATTCGACAGGAAAGAGGGAAATTATTTTATCGGCAGGACGGAGTTCGATAGCCCCGATGTAGATAATAATGTTATTGTTGATGCCACCAAATACTATCTGCAAATAGGTCAGTTCATAGATATTACCATTACAGAAGCAACAGATTTCGACCTTTACGGTAATCCGGCTTAA
- the rpmB gene encoding 50S ribosomal protein L28: MSRVCELTGKRAMVGNNVSHALNRTKRKFKVNLVKKRFYLPEEDKWVTLKVSTRALKNINKKGVEAVIAEARANGYLKK, from the coding sequence ATGTCAAGAGTTTGTGAGTTAACGGGCAAAAGAGCAATGGTTGGAAACAACGTATCTCACGCTTTGAATAGAACCAAAAGAAAATTCAAAGTTAATTTGGTAAAAAAACGTTTTTATTTACCAGAAGAAGATAAATGGGTAACTTTAAAGGTTTCGACCAGAGCTTTAAAGAACATCAACAAGAAAGGTGTTGAGGCAGTAATTGCTGAAGCAAGAGCTAATGGTTATCTAAAAAAATAA
- a CDS encoding mannose-1-phosphate guanylyltransferase, producing MNKNYYAVIMAGGVGSRFWPVSTPDNPKQFHDMLGTGKSLIQQTFDRLSKLIPSDQILVATNERYKELVMDHLPSISENQILLEPAMRNTAPCILYAALKIADQNPDAVMIVAPSDHFIEDEEAFVSYVASAFDSCQKNDILMTLGIKPSGPNTGYGYIQFEAAEKEVKKVKNFTEKPDLKTAEKFLAQGDYLWNAGIFIWSAKSVLNSFRRSLPAMYSLFEAGMTCWNTDQEAAFIRDYYGEAENISIDYGIMEKADNVYVIASEFGWNDLGTWGSLYDKLDKDQEENALVNARGYFTDAKRNMISTEVNKKVVIDGISDFIIVETEDTLLIYPKSKEQGIKEVSKAVESKFGAV from the coding sequence ATGAATAAGAACTATTATGCGGTCATCATGGCCGGAGGAGTGGGTTCACGATTCTGGCCCGTGAGCACTCCGGATAATCCCAAACAATTTCACGATATGCTGGGTACGGGCAAATCGTTGATTCAACAGACTTTTGACCGTTTGTCAAAATTGATCCCATCGGATCAGATCCTTGTGGCCACAAATGAACGCTACAAGGAACTTGTCATGGATCATTTACCTTCTATTTCTGAAAACCAGATTCTATTGGAGCCCGCAATGAGAAATACAGCTCCTTGTATTTTATACGCTGCCTTGAAAATCGCGGATCAGAATCCGGATGCTGTGATGATTGTGGCACCTTCAGATCATTTTATTGAAGATGAAGAGGCCTTTGTTTCATATGTAGCTTCAGCATTTGATTCCTGTCAGAAAAATGATATTCTCATGACCCTCGGAATCAAACCTTCAGGACCGAATACGGGTTATGGTTATATACAGTTTGAAGCTGCGGAAAAAGAAGTAAAAAAGGTGAAAAACTTTACCGAAAAACCGGATCTTAAAACAGCGGAAAAGTTTCTTGCTCAGGGAGATTACCTGTGGAATGCCGGAATTTTTATCTGGAGTGCCAAAAGTGTTTTGAATTCATTCAGGAGAAGTTTGCCTGCAATGTATAGTCTTTTCGAGGCGGGTATGACATGTTGGAACACAGATCAGGAAGCTGCTTTTATCAGGGATTATTATGGAGAGGCTGAGAATATATCCATTGATTACGGAATCATGGAAAAGGCGGATAATGTATACGTGATAGCTTCTGAATTTGGCTGGAACGATCTTGGAACCTGGGGTTCCTTATACGATAAACTGGATAAGGATCAGGAAGAAAATGCGCTGGTTAATGCCCGGGGATACTTTACAGATGCAAAAAGAAACATGATCAGTACTGAGGTAAATAAAAAGGTGGTCATTGACGGTATAAGTGACTTCATTATTGTGGAGACTGAAGATACACTTTTAATATATCCTAAGTCCAAAGAACAGGGTATTAAAGAAGTTTCCAAGGCGGTTGAATCAAAGTTTGGTGCGGTTTAA